From a single Acidobacteriota bacterium genomic region:
- a CDS encoding outer membrane beta-barrel protein — protein MLKKFLFAITFVLATSFSTLAQDPPENEVVAGYTYLRGDELKANLNGFNFSYTRYLNDNFGVTSEIGANFDSGINTFTYLIGPQIAANRGGRVSPFAHILVGGGRVSIEDFGSSNGFAVALGGGVDVKLNDKVSIRPIQIDYLPIRFNGGTIHNGRVGARINFRF, from the coding sequence ATGCTGAAAAAATTCTTGTTTGCGATCACATTCGTGCTGGCTACTTCATTTTCAACGCTGGCACAGGATCCGCCGGAGAACGAAGTGGTGGCCGGATATACCTATTTGCGCGGTGATGAGTTGAAGGCAAACTTAAACGGTTTCAATTTTTCCTACACCCGGTATCTGAATGATAACTTTGGGGTTACTTCCGAAATTGGGGCTAACTTTGACTCCGGCATCAATACGTTCACGTACTTGATCGGCCCGCAAATCGCGGCCAATCGGGGGGGAAGAGTGTCACCCTTTGCTCATATTTTGGTCGGAGGCGGGCGAGTGAGTATTGAAGACTTCGGATCCAGCAATGGGTTTGCCGTTGCTCTTGGCGGAGGGGTTGATGTAAAACTGAATGATAAAGTATCCATTCGACCTATTCAGATAGATTACCTTCCGATCAGATTTAACGGAGGCACAATCCACAATGGCCGCGTCGGTGCCAGGATAAACTTCCGATTCTGA
- a CDS encoding universal stress protein produces the protein MKLLLALDGSSNAQFALQQACARPWPIDTVIGVLCVVDPKSFDVTPAELPSRIKLETELAHQLVLEAATRLNRNGVETTTLVAEGDPRSVIIKYARLWSVDTILMGALGKSQIPKFFMGSVAKAVLREAPCSIWIARPRAESPPPSPSVGMRIMIATDGTPEAEAAIDSVANYPWPAGSLFYIVTVAEPARSLAAHWAEPSELASKISPEVMEHAQEAVRSAFKSLEGNEYELSSSVLVGYAKEAILEEAANWNADIVVVGTRGWSGIDRIRLGSVSDAIAIHAPCSVEIVRHCTLSEIR, from the coding sequence ATGAAATTGCTGCTCGCCCTTGATGGTTCCTCCAATGCTCAATTTGCTCTCCAGCAAGCCTGTGCCAGGCCCTGGCCGATTGATACCGTGATTGGTGTTCTGTGCGTGGTTGATCCCAAATCGTTTGACGTCACCCCGGCTGAGTTACCCTCCCGAATCAAGCTGGAAACCGAATTGGCCCATCAACTGGTGCTCGAAGCAGCCACCCGACTGAATCGAAACGGAGTTGAAACGACAACTCTGGTTGCCGAAGGCGACCCACGGTCGGTCATCATTAAATATGCCAGATTGTGGTCAGTTGACACTATCCTGATGGGTGCCTTGGGAAAAAGCCAGATCCCGAAATTTTTTATGGGAAGCGTGGCCAAAGCGGTATTGCGCGAAGCCCCCTGCTCGATTTGGATCGCACGTCCCAGAGCTGAAAGCCCTCCACCATCCCCAAGCGTTGGCATGCGAATTATGATCGCAACCGATGGGACACCAGAAGCCGAGGCGGCCATTGATTCAGTGGCCAACTACCCCTGGCCGGCTGGAAGTCTTTTCTATATCGTCACAGTTGCGGAACCAGCTCGATCACTGGCTGCGCATTGGGCTGAACCTTCTGAACTCGCGAGTAAAATCTCTCCCGAGGTCATGGAACATGCTCAGGAAGCGGTTCGCTCAGCCTTCAAAAGTCTCGAAGGCAATGAGTACGAACTCTCCAGTTCGGTGTTGGTTGGGTATGCCAAAGAAGCCATCCTTGAAGAAGCCGCCAATTGGAATGCCGACATTGTTGTGGTTGGAACGCGTGGCTGGAGCGGAATCGACCGAATACGGCTCGGGAGCGTCTCTGATGCGATTGCCATCCATGCCCCCTGTTCAGTCGAAATCGTGCGGCATTGTACCCTCTCTGAAATAAGGTAA
- a CDS encoding aminotransferase class I/II-fold pyridoxal phosphate-dependent enzyme: protein MTKTYKNIETKLIHAGEPHPKIEGAVAMPIFQSSTFEYEGTSSYHDLKYIRLNNTPNHAAVHAKLAALENGEAALVTASGMAAISSTLLTLLSPGGHLLAQNCLYGGTHNLVTEDFAEFGLSYDFIQPNTPEEWESLVKPNTRAIYVEAMTNPLLQVIDHRRVVEFARAHGLISIIDSTFASPINFRPIEIGYDLVLHSCTKYLNGHSDIVAGAIIGRGSLLRTIAHKINHLGGCLDPHAVFLLHRGLKTLAVRVRYQNQSTLRLAQFLQEHPAVEKVNYAGLENHPDHKIARELFKGYGGVLSFELKGGERAAEQFLKNVTLPVVAPSLGGVESLITRPVQTSHSGLSPEDRQKAGISNGLIRLSVGLEATEDLIEDFSDALKKIREA, encoded by the coding sequence ATGACCAAAACGTACAAAAACATTGAAACCAAACTCATCCACGCCGGAGAACCGCACCCCAAAATTGAAGGTGCGGTCGCCATGCCCATTTTCCAATCCTCGACCTTTGAATATGAAGGCACGAGTTCGTACCACGATCTGAAATACATCCGCCTCAACAACACTCCCAACCACGCAGCGGTTCACGCCAAATTGGCCGCATTGGAAAATGGAGAAGCCGCGCTGGTGACAGCCAGCGGGATGGCAGCAATTTCTTCCACGCTCTTGACGCTGCTTTCACCCGGCGGCCATCTGCTCGCGCAAAACTGCCTGTATGGCGGAACGCATAATCTGGTCACTGAGGATTTTGCGGAATTTGGGCTTTCCTACGATTTTATTCAGCCAAACACCCCGGAAGAATGGGAATCACTGGTCAAGCCAAATACCCGCGCCATTTACGTCGAAGCCATGACAAATCCATTGCTCCAGGTTATTGACCATCGGAGGGTGGTTGAATTTGCTCGCGCTCACGGATTGATTTCGATTATTGACAGCACCTTTGCCAGCCCAATCAATTTTCGCCCAATCGAAATCGGCTATGATCTGGTGCTCCATAGTTGCACCAAATACCTTAACGGGCATTCAGATATTGTCGCCGGCGCTATTATTGGACGAGGATCATTGCTGAGAACTATTGCCCATAAAATCAACCATCTGGGCGGCTGTCTTGATCCCCACGCTGTATTTTTACTCCATCGTGGCCTGAAAACCCTGGCGGTGCGGGTGCGATATCAAAACCAGAGCACACTCCGACTGGCACAATTTCTCCAGGAACATCCGGCAGTTGAAAAAGTGAATTATGCCGGGCTGGAAAACCATCCAGATCATAAAATTGCACGCGAGCTGTTTAAAGGGTATGGCGGTGTGTTGAGTTTTGAACTCAAAGGCGGAGAACGGGCGGCAGAACAGTTTCTGAAAAACGTCACTTTGCCTGTCGTAGCGCCGAGTCTGGGTGGGGTTGAATCACTGATTACCCGGCCTGTCCAGACATCTCACTCAGGGCTATCACCTGAAGATCGGCAAAAGGCTGGCATTAGCAACGGCTTGATTCGCCTTTCGGTCGGCCTGGAAGCAACCGAAGACCTGATTGAAGACTTTTCAGATGCGTTAAAGAAAATTCGCGAAGCGTAA
- a CDS encoding tetratricopeptide repeat protein, whose translation MSLFGTSYSKEKVLKSAEKYVQQGKLDAAIKEYKRILEVEPQDLKVVSSLAELHSRSNQTREAVALFLRIAEHYERTSQIPQAIAMYRRIFKMDINNYPAAVTLAELYRQQGNLPEAVQFYLGAASACRRTNQIPTAIKMAREAVSLDPESIRARVELAGVLHLSEEYDEAHDLYVQAGREFLRKGQNNEGLECFRKAMLVKPGSKPALKALTDISLQMGDAKGAVRMVKQLLLSNPQDVDLLILLGRTCLGGSLLDDAEEAFTTLVQLDPQRYEYLLEVGRQFLKIGMFDRTIQTVQKCAEHVVARGQKKKATAILKQVIQLDPNHLTAMQVLADVYDGARERQQATMVMQAIKPDEDFEDDLDQYNYSTELLESMVQQNPAFAQARIKMLEDMAVQQPDYLEVWQQLRQNYLDSQLKEKAAKACLELARIQLARGNQDASEASKAEAYELDPGLRPVRPMIQVAEGESIPLTDIMPDVGIVANVVASADAGVAEDDQTVALKALPGTFNRYLTVDKFQKRYESLWTDPIYSTEPLSLIKIQVDNFVGVVEENEEIRESYLQPIAETLHDEVKTPNAYIAYCGNATFFAFFPKVHPETIEHLAESMRSRIESLWLPHPASDDLDWVTASIATVTAIPRQASPTVLISVVNSGLTNATSRGGNVVVTYGKA comes from the coding sequence ATGTCACTGTTTGGCACTTCTTATAGCAAAGAAAAGGTTCTGAAATCAGCCGAAAAATATGTCCAGCAAGGAAAGCTTGATGCGGCCATCAAGGAATATAAGCGAATTTTGGAAGTTGAACCCCAGGATTTAAAAGTGGTGAGTTCATTGGCTGAACTTCATTCCCGCAGCAATCAGACACGGGAAGCCGTCGCCCTGTTTTTGCGAATTGCCGAACATTATGAACGAACCAGCCAGATACCCCAGGCAATTGCTATGTACCGCCGGATTTTTAAGATGGACATCAACAATTACCCGGCGGCAGTCACCCTGGCGGAACTCTATCGCCAGCAGGGGAATCTTCCCGAGGCGGTCCAGTTTTATTTAGGAGCGGCCAGTGCCTGCCGGCGGACCAACCAGATCCCGACCGCGATCAAAATGGCTCGCGAAGCGGTGTCGCTCGATCCGGAATCTATTCGTGCCCGAGTAGAACTGGCCGGGGTGCTCCATCTTTCCGAAGAATATGACGAAGCCCACGATCTCTATGTCCAGGCGGGCCGCGAATTTTTACGCAAGGGCCAAAACAACGAAGGATTGGAGTGCTTTCGGAAGGCCATGCTGGTCAAACCAGGGTCCAAACCAGCTTTAAAAGCCCTGACTGATATTTCACTCCAAATGGGGGACGCCAAAGGTGCAGTCCGCATGGTCAAACAGTTGTTGCTCAGTAATCCCCAGGATGTGGACCTGTTGATTTTACTTGGTCGGACGTGTTTGGGAGGAAGCCTCCTGGATGATGCCGAAGAGGCATTTACGACCCTGGTTCAGCTCGACCCCCAGCGGTATGAATATTTACTTGAAGTTGGGCGGCAGTTTCTGAAAATCGGAATGTTTGATCGTACCATTCAAACGGTTCAAAAATGTGCCGAGCACGTCGTTGCCCGAGGGCAAAAGAAAAAAGCCACCGCCATTTTAAAACAAGTGATTCAGTTGGATCCAAACCACCTGACCGCCATGCAAGTCCTGGCCGATGTGTATGACGGCGCCCGTGAGAGACAACAGGCCACAATGGTGATGCAGGCCATCAAACCTGATGAAGACTTCGAAGACGATCTGGATCAATATAATTACAGCACTGAATTGCTTGAAAGCATGGTCCAGCAAAACCCGGCCTTTGCCCAGGCCCGGATTAAAATGCTGGAGGATATGGCTGTTCAGCAACCTGATTACCTGGAGGTCTGGCAACAACTCCGGCAAAACTACCTGGATAGCCAGCTCAAGGAAAAAGCAGCCAAAGCCTGTCTGGAACTGGCCCGGATTCAATTGGCCCGAGGAAATCAGGATGCCTCGGAAGCTTCAAAAGCTGAAGCCTATGAACTGGATCCCGGACTCCGGCCTGTCCGTCCTATGATTCAGGTTGCCGAAGGTGAAAGCATACCGCTCACCGATATTATGCCGGATGTTGGAATTGTGGCGAATGTCGTTGCCTCAGCCGACGCTGGTGTGGCTGAAGATGACCAGACCGTGGCCCTCAAGGCGCTTCCAGGTACCTTTAACCGATATCTCACGGTGGATAAATTTCAGAAACGGTATGAAAGTCTCTGGACAGACCCGATTTATTCAACCGAACCGCTCTCACTCATCAAAATTCAGGTTGATAACTTTGTCGGCGTGGTTGAAGAAAACGAGGAAATCCGAGAATCCTACCTGCAGCCCATTGCCGAAACACTTCATGACGAAGTCAAAACACCAAATGCCTATATTGCCTACTGCGGAAACGCGACGTTTTTTGCCTTTTTCCCGAAAGTCCATCCTGAAACCATTGAACACCTCGCTGAATCAATGCGAAGCCGCATCGAATCGCTCTGGTTACCCCATCCGGCCTCTGATGATCTTGATTGGGTAACGGCTTCAATCGCCACGGTGACTGCTATTCCCAGACAAGCCTCCCCAACGGTGTTGATCTCAGTGGTGAATAGCGGGTTGACCAACGCCACGTCCCGAGGCGGGAACGTGGTTGTGACCTATGGAAAAGCCTGA
- a CDS encoding SpoIIE family protein phosphatase has protein sequence MLAQPQSTAFQVGEKPPDIAEYGYPTFRTYTDRDGLPQNTINQVTTDRKGYLWIGTQNGAAFFNGHRWTVVNLQGGTLSNRVRALLQSADGSYWFGTEDSGLLRKNGENWIVFSRLSGALLSDEVKCMVETVTPTTAKSTLWVGTSAGLSCFEGGKWKHYTAEDGTLPNNRVMCLLQTTGANGSPIVWAGTEGGGLVKFEDGTWTRLDTSAIASNAVLSLMATTSPKTQEQTLWVGTSGGLARVDQGTWTLYDINNGLPSNVVLSLLETTLPDGTPTIWVGTYGGGLARFEQGRWITFNTKNSTLPNNGVRSLIETRSETGTRLLWVGTYGGGLARFEQSQWIGFDTKTGLPNDLVYSFLESKTPTGEYGLWLGTGAGLVYYLNGEIETYTISPGKLNSDVIYALLETRTPEGSPVLWIGTYGGGLSRFDGKTWQTFTAPDLPSNIIYCLHETRSPAGNSVLWVGTDNGLARFEDGVWQTFQIDVGLPDNVIYGLFQTKSPSGVSTLWVATRNGLGAFQNGQWTSFGSENGLPKTAIYSFLETNSSGSQPVLWIGTGGAGVYTLDLTGWYGPAALKTIKPLPAEIRGTVFRMLATRTGALYLTTNTGVVRLVPAGGAAMGGPGYQIQRVFTNQDGLPGVECLRGAALQDHKGRIWAGTAAGAALFDPAKELNDTSLKPLMIERISVNGQVIEPAQNPVVWSYDRDNVVFEYALLSYFRETDTTFQVQLIGYDKKPTAWTTDAKKEYTNLEPKRYTFQVWGKDYAGNISGPVSFSFEIKPAPWNTWYAYVFYLFVIIGGVYLAVQTRIKTLQNRAEALERAVQERTAEVVRQKDELSAQNAEIIRQRDEITEKNHELELRSQEIQEKNTKIIDSILYAERIQQATLPYRERIDQSLREYFILFYPKDIVSGDFYWFHYADGISIIACADCTGHGVPGAFMSMIGNNLLNQIVIENRIHDPALILETMHGGIRRALKQDSAETESQDGMDVALCRIERETGQVVFAGAKRPLYLIDEQGEFIEIKGDTKSIGGKQKEARRTFTNHEIQIGKGVTLYMATDGYGDQSGEISPKFGSRRFKEFLKSISYLSMEDQYVALIHELKNHQGAEPQRDDITVIGIRIPGKKRKASELVKK, from the coding sequence TTGCTGGCTCAACCTCAATCCACCGCTTTTCAAGTCGGAGAGAAGCCACCAGATATTGCCGAGTACGGGTACCCAACCTTTCGCACCTACACCGACCGGGACGGATTGCCGCAAAACACCATCAATCAAGTCACCACAGATCGCAAAGGCTATCTTTGGATTGGCACTCAAAATGGAGCGGCGTTTTTTAATGGCCATCGCTGGACGGTGGTCAACCTGCAGGGTGGAACGTTATCAAATCGGGTTCGGGCACTCCTTCAATCGGCTGATGGGAGTTACTGGTTTGGCACCGAGGACAGCGGGTTGCTGCGAAAAAATGGAGAAAACTGGATTGTCTTTTCCCGCTTGAGCGGGGCGCTTCTTTCAGATGAAGTGAAATGCATGGTGGAGACAGTCACGCCAACCACGGCCAAAAGCACACTTTGGGTTGGAACGTCAGCCGGTCTGTCGTGCTTTGAAGGTGGAAAATGGAAGCACTATACGGCTGAAGATGGAACCCTGCCCAACAACCGGGTCATGTGTTTACTCCAAACCACCGGGGCAAATGGTTCACCGATTGTTTGGGCGGGAACTGAAGGCGGGGGATTGGTCAAGTTTGAAGACGGGACGTGGACCCGGCTTGATACCAGTGCCATCGCCAGCAATGCCGTGTTGTCATTAATGGCCACCACGTCACCCAAAACCCAAGAGCAAACACTCTGGGTGGGGACGTCGGGCGGGCTGGCACGAGTGGACCAGGGCACCTGGACTCTGTATGACATTAACAATGGATTGCCAAGTAATGTGGTTTTAAGTTTGCTTGAAACCACACTCCCAGATGGGACGCCGACAATTTGGGTTGGAACGTATGGCGGGGGATTGGCCCGCTTTGAACAGGGTCGGTGGATTACGTTTAATACCAAAAACAGTACCTTACCCAATAACGGAGTGCGAAGCCTGATCGAAACCAGATCTGAGACCGGAACCCGATTGTTATGGGTAGGAACCTATGGCGGGGGATTGGCCCGGTTTGAACAAAGCCAGTGGATTGGGTTCGACACCAAAACGGGTCTTCCCAATGATTTGGTGTATTCGTTTCTTGAATCGAAAACCCCGACCGGTGAATACGGGTTGTGGTTGGGAACTGGCGCCGGGCTGGTCTATTACCTCAACGGAGAAATCGAGACCTACACGATTTCCCCTGGCAAATTAAACTCCGATGTGATTTATGCGCTTCTTGAGACCCGGACACCGGAAGGTTCTCCCGTCTTATGGATTGGAACCTACGGCGGCGGGCTTTCCCGTTTTGATGGGAAAACCTGGCAAACCTTTACCGCTCCGGACCTTCCCAGCAACATTATTTATTGCCTTCATGAGACCCGATCACCCGCCGGGAACTCCGTGTTGTGGGTTGGCACTGATAATGGACTGGCCAGATTTGAAGATGGCGTCTGGCAAACATTTCAGATTGATGTGGGTCTGCCGGATAATGTGATCTATGGTTTGTTTCAAACGAAATCACCCTCCGGAGTTTCTACGCTCTGGGTGGCAACCCGCAACGGACTGGGGGCTTTTCAAAATGGGCAATGGACCAGTTTTGGTTCCGAGAATGGTCTTCCCAAAACGGCGATTTACAGTTTTCTGGAAACCAATTCATCAGGCTCGCAACCAGTTTTATGGATTGGAACTGGGGGGGCTGGGGTTTACACACTTGATCTGACGGGTTGGTACGGACCTGCCGCGCTAAAAACCATAAAACCATTGCCCGCCGAAATTCGAGGGACGGTTTTTCGAATGCTGGCAACTCGAACTGGGGCGCTGTATTTAACCACGAACACCGGTGTGGTTCGTCTGGTCCCGGCTGGTGGTGCTGCAATGGGAGGGCCGGGCTACCAGATTCAACGAGTATTTACCAATCAAGATGGGTTGCCCGGGGTTGAGTGCCTGAGAGGGGCTGCCCTGCAGGATCACAAAGGCCGGATTTGGGCCGGGACTGCTGCCGGTGCTGCTTTGTTTGATCCAGCCAAAGAGTTAAACGATACCTCCTTGAAACCGTTGATGATCGAACGCATTAGCGTCAACGGGCAAGTGATCGAACCTGCTCAAAATCCGGTTGTCTGGTCCTATGACCGGGACAATGTGGTGTTTGAATATGCACTGTTGAGTTACTTTCGCGAAACTGACACCACTTTCCAGGTTCAGTTAATCGGGTATGACAAAAAGCCGACGGCCTGGACGACCGACGCCAAAAAGGAATACACCAACCTGGAACCAAAGCGCTATACCTTTCAGGTATGGGGCAAAGACTATGCCGGGAATATCTCTGGACCGGTTTCTTTCTCGTTTGAAATCAAACCGGCGCCGTGGAATACCTGGTATGCCTATGTTTTTTATTTGTTTGTGATTATCGGTGGGGTGTATTTAGCGGTACAAACCCGAATCAAGACGTTGCAAAACCGGGCTGAAGCCCTGGAACGAGCCGTCCAGGAGCGAACGGCGGAAGTGGTTCGCCAGAAAGATGAACTTTCCGCCCAAAATGCCGAGATCATTCGTCAGCGCGATGAAATCACTGAAAAGAATCACGAATTGGAATTGCGCTCTCAGGAAATTCAGGAAAAAAACACCAAGATCATTGATAGCATTCTCTATGCCGAACGAATCCAACAGGCGACGTTGCCGTATCGCGAACGCATTGACCAGTCCCTGCGAGAATACTTTATCTTATTCTATCCAAAGGATATTGTGTCGGGCGACTTTTACTGGTTTCACTATGCCGACGGCATCAGCATTATTGCCTGTGCCGACTGTACAGGTCACGGCGTGCCCGGCGCCTTTATGTCCATGATCGGTAACAATCTGCTCAACCAAATCGTGATCGAGAATCGAATCCACGATCCAGCCCTCATTCTTGAAACCATGCACGGAGGCATCCGGCGGGCACTCAAACAGGACTCCGCCGAGACTGAATCCCAGGATGGAATGGATGTGGCGCTCTGCCGAATTGAGCGTGAAACCGGACAGGTTGTATTTGCTGGTGCCAAACGCCCGCTCTATCTGATTGATGAGCAGGGTGAATTTATTGAAATCAAAGGGGATACCAAATCAATTGGCGGAAAGCAGAAAGAGGCTCGCCGTACCTTTACCAACCATGAAATTCAAATTGGCAAAGGGGTTACACTCTACATGGCGACCGATGGGTATGGTGATCAATCGGGTGAGATTTCACCAAAATTTGGCTCCCGCCGGTTCAAAGAATTTCTGAAATCAATTTCCTATCTCAGCATGGAAGATCAATATGTTGCTCTGATTCACGAATTAAAAAACCATCAGGGCGCCGAACCCCAACGCGATGACATTACCGTGATCGGAATTCGGATTCCTGGAAAAAAACGGAAGGCGAGTGAACTTGTGAAGAAGTGA
- a CDS encoding LysR family transcriptional regulator, with protein MELNYHHLFLFWTVAREGSVIQASRTLGLSQPTLSAQLRSLETTIGKPLFARKGKHQTLTETGNIVFEYAAEIFALGKNLTDTLQGLPEKMTSPIRLGMSEGVTKLLYCRLIDHIQHQVSDLKLSCITLRTEELQTQLEGNELDIVLSDSPLTLKNVRPQNHLLVESDLMLFGTPDLISKWNSNLPESLNQSPFFIPGPQFQLRHSLEAWLTRHRVTPVVVGEYSDSTLIKLLGSTGRGFFVSPALVASDLQSLYHVSGFQKLDGYVSQVFAVTVENRPRHTEFLTALQSAASSLYQFGVSSL; from the coding sequence ATGGAATTAAACTACCACCACTTGTTTTTGTTTTGGACAGTTGCCCGAGAGGGGAGTGTCATCCAGGCCAGCCGGACACTTGGGTTGAGCCAACCAACCCTCAGTGCGCAACTTCGGTCGCTGGAAACAACCATTGGAAAACCGCTGTTTGCCCGAAAAGGCAAACATCAAACGCTGACTGAAACCGGGAATATTGTCTTTGAATATGCCGCCGAAATTTTTGCGCTGGGAAAAAATCTCACTGATACACTGCAGGGATTGCCCGAAAAAATGACTTCACCTATTCGGCTTGGTATGAGCGAAGGGGTAACGAAACTTCTCTATTGTCGGTTAATTGACCACATCCAACACCAGGTATCGGACTTAAAACTGAGCTGCATCACACTACGCACGGAAGAATTACAAACCCAACTTGAAGGAAATGAACTGGATATCGTGCTCAGTGATAGTCCACTTACCCTGAAAAACGTCAGGCCACAGAATCATTTGCTGGTTGAATCAGATTTGATGCTCTTTGGCACCCCGGATTTGATCTCAAAGTGGAATTCAAACCTGCCAGAATCACTCAATCAATCCCCCTTTTTCATACCTGGCCCACAATTTCAGCTTCGACACTCCCTGGAAGCCTGGCTGACAAGGCATCGCGTGACACCAGTCGTGGTGGGTGAATATTCCGACAGCACACTGATTAAACTGCTTGGATCAACCGGGCGAGGGTTCTTTGTTTCGCCAGCCCTGGTTGCCAGCGATTTGCAGTCGCTGTATCACGTTTCAGGTTTCCAAAAACTGGATGGGTATGTTTCTCAGGTATTTGCAGTCACGGTTGAAAACCGCCCTCGCCACACTGAATTTCTGACCGCCCTCCAGTCAGCCGCCTCTTCCTTATACCAGTTTGGAGTCAGTAGTCTGTAG
- a CDS encoding HPF/RaiA family ribosome-associated protein, whose amino-acid sequence MTVPLQITFRNMDSSEAIETRIREEVEKLQTYFDEIISCRVVVEIPHRHHQQGNTCLVTVDLHVPGSEIVVKQEPTLYNSLQHTGAPKTSKQVEISGPHKDMYTTIRDAFKGVRRKLQDFAHRQRHDVKNHDGTPVAMVSQLFVTEGYGFIETLDGELVYFHRNSLNNGDFEALSVGTPVVFVEELGEKGPQATMVRVIA is encoded by the coding sequence ATGACGGTTCCACTGCAAATCACTTTTCGCAATATGGATTCCTCGGAAGCGATTGAAACCCGAATTCGAGAAGAAGTCGAAAAACTTCAAACCTATTTCGACGAGATCATCAGTTGTCGGGTTGTGGTCGAAATCCCCCATCGGCATCACCAACAAGGCAATACTTGCCTGGTTACGGTTGATCTCCACGTGCCAGGAAGTGAAATTGTGGTGAAGCAGGAACCGACCTTATATAACTCGCTCCAGCACACCGGTGCCCCTAAAACATCAAAACAAGTTGAAATCAGTGGTCCGCATAAGGATATGTACACCACGATTCGAGACGCGTTTAAAGGTGTGCGCCGCAAATTGCAGGATTTTGCACACCGCCAACGACACGATGTGAAAAATCATGACGGCACGCCCGTGGCAATGGTCAGTCAGTTGTTTGTCACCGAAGGCTACGGTTTTATTGAGACTCTCGACGGTGAGCTGGTTTATTTTCACAGAAATAGCCTCAACAACGGCGATTTTGAAGCCCTTTCGGTTGGGACGCCCGTGGTATTTGTTGAAGAACTGGGTGAAAAAGGTCCCCAGGCCACCATGGTCAGAGTTATTGCCTGA
- a CDS encoding phosphotransferase family protein: MNQLFLDQPRKIRQGEELDRENLQAFLRNHIPDLAEPLEIEQFPSGYSNLTYFLKAGSTEMVLRRPPFGAAIKTAHDMGREFRILSNLARVYGKVPHPVAYCEDPAVLGAPFYVMERVKGIILRSRKPKGLDLSPEVMHNLSTACIDNLAEIHAIDYGAAGLADLGKPDGYAARQVRGWTERYQNAKTDDVPAIDRAMEWLASHQPDHSGAALIHNDYKYDNLVLDPDQITQIIAVLDWEMATIGDPLMDLGTTLGYWVDPDDPDELQQAQFGLTTLPGNLCRRELVDQYAATSGRDVRQVVFYYVYALFKIAVIVQQIYKRFRSGHTKDERFAHLDVMVRVLGASAVRAIQRNQI; this comes from the coding sequence ATGAATCAGCTTTTTCTTGATCAACCACGAAAAATTCGCCAGGGTGAGGAACTCGATAGGGAAAACCTCCAGGCATTTTTGAGGAATCATATCCCTGATCTCGCCGAACCCCTTGAAATCGAACAATTTCCAAGCGGCTATTCAAACCTGACGTATTTTTTAAAGGCTGGTTCGACCGAAATGGTTCTCCGCCGACCACCGTTTGGCGCCGCGATCAAAACCGCCCACGATATGGGGCGTGAGTTTCGGATTTTGTCGAATCTGGCACGCGTGTATGGAAAAGTTCCCCACCCGGTTGCTTATTGCGAAGACCCCGCTGTGCTTGGCGCCCCCTTTTATGTGATGGAGCGGGTGAAGGGAATTATTTTGCGTTCGCGAAAACCCAAAGGACTGGACCTTTCTCCAGAAGTCATGCACAACCTGTCAACCGCCTGCATTGACAACCTGGCTGAAATCCACGCGATTGATTACGGTGCCGCCGGACTGGCTGACCTCGGGAAGCCTGATGGATATGCCGCCCGACAGGTGCGGGGTTGGACTGAGCGATACCAGAATGCCAAAACCGATGATGTTCCGGCCATTGACCGGGCGATGGAGTGGCTTGCCAGCCACCAGCCGGACCATTCGGGTGCCGCGCTGATCCATAATGATTACAAGTATGACAATCTGGTGTTGGATCCGGACCAGATAACTCAAATTATTGCGGTTCTGGATTGGGAAATGGCGACGATTGGTGATCCTTTGATGGATCTTGGTACAACACTCGGGTATTGGGTTGATCCAGATGACCCGGATGAACTGCAACAGGCTCAATTTGGCCTGACAACGCTCCCAGGCAATTTATGCCGCCGGGAACTGGTTGACCAGTATGCTGCCACCAGTGGGCGAGATGTTCGACAAGTGGTTTTTTACTATGTGTATGCGCTTTTTAAAATCGCCGTCATTGTCCAGCAAATCTACAAACGCTTTCGGTCAGGTCATACGAAAGACGAGCGATTTGCCCATCTGGACGTGATGGTTCGGGTGTTGGGTGCCTCCGCCGTGAGAGCGATCCAGCGCAACCAGATTTAG